The Henckelia pumila isolate YLH828 chromosome 2, ASM3356847v2, whole genome shotgun sequence genome includes a window with the following:
- the LOC140878050 gene encoding uncharacterized protein, translating into MEGPKNSDSKKDAHAENSSMTCKKDALAQMPNYARFLKDLLKNKKKLNDITQFTMNEECSAVLQNKLPPKSHDPGSFSIPCHIGKFSIDNVLYDLGSSINLMTYSLATKLSMGAIEPTTISLKLADRSVKYPRGVVENVLVKVDKLIFPVDFVVLDMDEDYDVPMILGHSFLATSRALIDVEKGELV; encoded by the exons ATGGAGGGGCCGAAAAATTCAGATTCCAAAAAGGATGCGCATGCAGAAAATTCCTCCATGACctgtaagaaag atgcattagctcagatgccAAATTATGCCAGATTTCTTAAGGACTTGctgaaaaacaagaagaaattgaatGATATAACACAATTCACAATGAATGAGGAGTGCTCGGCTGTACTTCAGAATAAGCTCCCACCAAAATCTCacgatccagggagtttctccATACCTTGTCATATTGGAAAATTTTCAATTGATAATGTTTTGTATGACTTAGGGTCGAGCATAAATTTGATGACTTATTCACTTGCTACAAAATTAAGTATGGGGGCGATTGAACCCACTACCATCTCTCTTAAGCTTGCAGATCGCTCTGTCAAATATCCTAGAGGGGTAGTAGAGAATGTATTAGTTAAAGTGGATAAGCTAATTTTCCCTGTTGATTTTGTCGTTCTTGATATGGATGAGGATTATGATGTTCCTATGATTTTAGGTCATTCGTTTCTTGCTACTAGTAGGGCCTTAATTGATGTGGAAAAAGGGGAGTTAGTGTAG